The DNA window CAGGCTCCAGGCGATTTGAATATTTAAATTGCAAACTCAGTGCCCGTAATAGCGAAGAGTTCAAAAAAACATGGGCTGTCGAAGCGGCGACTTGGCAGGCCAAGCGAGAAAAACTAACAACTGAACGCCTCTCTTCCGGTTGTACTGAATGATTGATTTCGCTACATCTACCAGACAGCCAAGCGCTGGCTCACCCATCCCTTAGGCCACCTGATCAAGAACGAAGCGGTAGCGCACATCACCACGATGCAAGCGCTCAATTGCTTCATTGACTTGATCCAAGGGCAAATGCTCCACCTGGGGTTTGATGTCGTGCCTCACGCAGAACTCCATCATTTTCCGAAGACTCCCTGGTGAGGACGTGGGACTACCCGTGATCGACCGACGGAAGGAGATCAAATCGAAAGCACCCACTTGGATTGGCTGCAAGACGGCTCCAAGCTGATGCAAGCGGCCCCGTGGGGCGAGAGATCCCATCACGGCAGACCAGTCGAGCGCTTGATTCACGGTGTTAATGACGAGATCGAAGCGTCCAAGCAATGCGGGGAGCTCTTCCAAAAGCATCACATTGTGAGCCCCAAACCCCCTGGCCTCATCCGCCTTCGTGCCGTCAGTGGTGAGCGCGGTGACCTCACAGCCCCAGGCTCTAGCGAACTGCAGCGCCAGATGGCCGAGACCACCGATCCCAACAACCGCCACATGGGCCATCGGCGAGACCTGCTCATCCACAAGCGGTGCGAAAACTGTGATTCCAGCGCAAAACAACGGACCTGCCACCGCAGGATCCAACCCTTCGGGAAGAACCACGGTCCAATCCTGGTGGGCTTTCACGTGGCTGGCAAAGCCGCCCTGGCGACCAACAATCGTCGCCTCCAGCGACCCACAAAGATTGCTGGTTCCCTCCAAACATTGATTACAGCGAAAACAACTGCCACTGATCCAGCCCAAACCACGGATCTGCCCGATCACGGCTGAGTCCACGCCCGGTCCTACAGAGACGACCCTGCCCACAACTTCATGCCCAGGAACGAGCGGGTACTGGCTGATGCCCCAGCTGTTGTCGATCATCGACAGGTCGCTGTGGCAAAGACCGCAGTGAAGGACTTCTAAAACTAGTTCGTCCTGACCGGGCTCAAGCAGAACTCGCTTGACCTTTTGGAGAGATGCCGTTGCACTCCCCGCTTCCCAGACCGAAATGTCCACGATTGATCCTGCAAGCCTGATTCAGCTGTAGCCAGCAACAACCAGCAAGGCATTGACGCCCACACACAACTCTACTAGAACACCTGTACCAGCGACAGAATCTTGGCTCCGAGTTCGCCCTACGCCCCCTTCCAGGCTGAAGCGTGGAT is part of the Synechococcus sp. WH 8016 genome and encodes:
- a CDS encoding NAD(P)-dependent alcohol dehydrogenase, whose amino-acid sequence is MDISVWEAGSATASLQKVKRVLLEPGQDELVLEVLHCGLCHSDLSMIDNSWGISQYPLVPGHEVVGRVVSVGPGVDSAVIGQIRGLGWISGSCFRCNQCLEGTSNLCGSLEATIVGRQGGFASHVKAHQDWTVVLPEGLDPAVAGPLFCAGITVFAPLVDEQVSPMAHVAVVGIGGLGHLALQFARAWGCEVTALTTDGTKADEARGFGAHNVMLLEELPALLGRFDLVINTVNQALDWSAVMGSLAPRGRLHQLGAVLQPIQVGAFDLISFRRSITGSPTSSPGSLRKMMEFCVRHDIKPQVEHLPLDQVNEAIERLHRGDVRYRFVLDQVA